GCCGTGGTCAGCGACGGCATCCTGGCGGGCGTCGTCAAGCTCTCGACCGGCGCCTGGTGGGACCCCGAGCGCGCCGGCGACGCCAGCCTGCCCGACCGCCACGGCAACCCCAACACGCTGACCCGCGACGCCGGCGCCTCGCGGCTGTCGCAGGGCTGCAGCGCGCAGACCTGCCTCGTGCAGGTGGAGAAGTACCGGGGCGCCGTGCCCGCCATGCGCGCCTACGAGCCGCCCGAATTCGCGCAGCCCTGAGCCGCGCTTCCACCAGGAGACAAGCATGCGACCCTTCCACCCTGGCGCCCGCGTGGCGCTCGCGGTCAGCCTGGCCGTGGCCTCGATGGCCACAGCGGCGGCGGACAAATGGCCCAGCCACACCATCCGGCTGGTGGTGCCCTACGCGGCCGGCGGCCCGTCCGACGCGGCCGGCCGCTTCATCGCCGATGGGCTGTCCAGGGAGCTGGGGCAAAGCGTCGTCGTCGACAACAAGCCCGGCGGCGGCGCCTCCATCGGCGCGGCCGCCGTGGCGCACGCGCAGCCGGACGGCTACACCTTCCTGCTGGGACACCGCGCCTCGGTGTCCTTCACGCCGCAGGTGCGCAAGGTCGACTACGACCCGCGCAAGGACCTGACGCCGGTCGCGGCCTTCTCGACCAACTTCACGCTGCTGGTCGCGCGCAAGGACTTCCCCGCCTCCAACATGGCGCAGCTCAAGGCGCTGGCCGCCGCGAAGCCGGATTCGGTGACCTGCGGCACCGCCGGCCAGGGCTCCGGCTCGCACATCGCCTGCGAGCTGCTCGCCGAGATGCTGGGCACCAAGCTGCTGATCGTGCACTACAAGGGTTCGTCGGAGGCCACCACGGACATCCTGGGCGGGCGCGTCGACATGATGTTCGATCCCTCCTCGCTGCAGTACGTGAAGGCCGGCAAGATGCGGATCCTGGGCGCCCGCGGCAAGGGCAACGGCCGCTTCACGGCGGAACTGCCGGACGTGCCCTCCTTCGCCGAACAAGGCTACCCGGACATCAGCGACGCGGTCTGGGTGGGCCTGATGGCGCCGGGCGGCACCGACCCTGCGATCATCAAGCGCGTGGCGGCCGCGATGGAGAAGGTGGCCAATGCGCCGGACACGGCGGCGAAGCTGCTGCCCGTGAGCCAGTACCCCGCCTTCGTCGGCACCGAGGAACTCAGGAAGGAGATCCCGGCCGACCTGGACTACTACGCGAAGCTGATCAAGAAGCTGAACCTGCGCGTGGATTGAGAGCAGGCGCCGGGCCCGCCCCGGCGCCTTCCTGCCTTGTTCAGGGCCGCGCGAACTGGGGCGGCTCGTGCGCCGTCAGCGCCGGCAGTTCGCCGCCGTACTTCTCCACCTGCACCAGGCAGGTCTGCGCCGCGCAACCCTGCGACAGGCTCGAGGCGCCGATGTCCAGCGTCAGCGTGTTCGGGTTGCCGTGCTTTTCCAGCGTCTTGTCCGCGCCCCAGCTCGAGGGATCGAACCAGGCGCCGGTGGAGAGCTTGACCACGCCGGCTCGAATGCGATGCGAGACGCGCGCGCCGGCCAGGCAGCTGCCGCGGTCGTTGAACACGCGCACCACGTCGCCCTCCTCGATGCCGCGCGCCCCCGCATCTTCGCGCGAGATCAGCACCGGTTCGCGCCCGTGGATCTTGTTGGCCTTGCTGTAGGCGCTGTGATCGAGCTGGCTGTGCAGCTTGGTGAAAGGCTGGTCCGACACCATGTGCAGCGGGAAGCGCTCCGCCTTGGGCGAGCCCAGCCACTCGGCCGGTTCCATCCAGGTCGGATGGCCCGGGCAGTCGTCATAGCCGAAGGAGGCGATGGTCTCGCAGAAGATCTCGATGCGGCCCGACTTCGTCTCCAGCGGGCAACCGGCCGGGTCGGCGCGGAATTCCGCCAGCATCACGTGCGAAGGCTCGCCCTGGAACAGGTCCAGCATGCCGGCCTGCAGGAAGCCTTCGTAGTCCGGGAATTCCAGCCGCGGGTACTTCGCGCGGAAGTTCTCGTACATCTCGCGCTGCCACTGCGCCTCGGTCCGGCCGTCGGTAAAGGCCGCCTCCACGCCCAGCCGCGCAGCCAGCGCCGAGTACACGTCGTAGTCGCTGCGCGATTCGCCCACCGGTTCCATCACCTTGCGCATCGCGACCACGTAGCGCTCGTGCGCGGAATAGCCGATGTCCTCGCGCTCCAGCGTCGTGTTCACCGGGAAGACGATGTCGGCCGCCTTGGCCGCCGGCGTCCAGAACTGCTCGTTGGCGATGACGGCCTTGGGCTTGCGCCAGGCCTGCAGCAGTCTGTTCAGGTCCTGATGGTGGTGGAAGGGGTTGCCGCCCGCCCAGTACACCAGCTGGATGTCGGGGTACACGAGGTCGCGGCCGTTGTAGCGGAAGGGCGCGCCGGGATGCAGCAGCATGTCGGCGATGCGCGCGCAGGGAATGAAGGCATCGACCGGGTTGCGGCCCTGCGGGAAGGAGGGCCCGGACACGCGCGGGCTCACGTTGCCGACCGCGTTGGCCGTACCGTAGCCGAAGCCGAAGCCGCCGCCGGGCAGGCCGATCTGCCCCAGCATGGCCGCCACGGTGATGAGCGCCCAGGGCGGCTGCTCGCCATGGTGCGCGCGCTGCAGCGCCCAGGTCATCGTCACGACGGAACGCGTGCCGGCCAGTTCGCGTGCGAGCAGCCGGGTGCGCTGCGCCGGCACGCCGGTGATGCGCTCCGCCCATTCGGCGGTCTTGGCCACGCCGTCGCTGGTGCCCAGCAGGTAAGGCAGGAACTGGTCGAAACCCACGCTGTACCTGGCGAGGAAGCCGCTGTCGTGCAGGCCTTCGGTGTAGAGCGTGTGGGCGATGGCCAGCAGCATCGCCGTGTCGGTGTTGGGGCGGATCGGGATCCACTCCACCTCGCCGCCGGTCTCCAGGTTGGTGTTCTCGGGGCTGATGTTGATGAAGCGCGTGCCGGCCTGCTGCATCTTCTGCAGGCCGATGCGCACCATGTGCTGGCCCACGAGGCCTGGATTCACCTGGCCGTTCTTCGCCGGCGAGCCGCCAAAGGCGACGAACAGCTTGCAGTGCTGCTCCAGCACGTTCCAGCTGGTGTGGGTCGCGAACAGGTTGTCCATGTTGCCCAGGATGTGGGGCATCACCACCTTGGCCGCGCCGAGGCTGTAGGACTCGCTGTGCCGCACGTAGCCGCCGAGGCAGTTCAGGTAGCGATGCACCTGGCTCTGCGCATGGTGGAAGCGGCCGGCGCTGGACCAGCCGTAGCTGCCGCCGAACACCGCCTCGTTGCCATGCTCGGCGATCAGCTGCTTCGTCGCGGCAGCGGCGAGGTCCAGGGCCTCGTCCCAGGGGACTTCGACGAAGGCCTCCGCCGCCCGCTTTTCAGGCGCCGCGCAAGGCCCTTTCTCGGCCCAGCTGCGCCGCACCGCCGGCCGCATCACGCGGTTGCGCGCGCGCACGGCGTCCACCATCGCCAGGCCGATCGGCGAAGGATCGGGGTCCTTCGCGTGGCCCTTGAGCACCGGCCCGGAAGGGCCCTGCTCGACTTCGTAGATGCCCCAGTGGGTGGCGGTGTAGACGGTCATGGCCGTTCAGTGCGCGGCGGCGGTTTCGACACCCCGGCCGAAAGCCTCGTGCGATTGCAGCTTGTCGATCTCGCCTTCGCTGAAGCCGAAGTCGCGCAGCACGTCCGCCGTGTGTTCGCCCAGCCGCGGCGGCGCCCGGTCGATCGCGGGCGAGCCGTGCGCGAGGCGGAAGCCGGAGCCCACGAGCACCTTCTCGCCGAGGTGCGTGTCCACCTTCTGCAGCACATCGCGCGATTCCAGCTGCGGGTGCCGGATGACTTCCTCGATGCCGATCACGGCGGCGCAGGGCACGTCGGCCTTCGTCAGGCGGTCCTCCCATTCGCGGGCGCCGGCGCTGGCCAGGCCGCCTTCGATGATGGCGCGCAGCGCCGGCTCGTTGGCGGCGCGGGTCAGCCAGTCCGCGAAGCGCGGATCCTTCAGCGCGTCCGCGCGGCCGACGGTGGTCAGCAGGCCGGCGAACTGCTTCTCGGTGAGCGCGGCCAGCACGATGGCGCCGTCGCCGGTGTCGAAGCGGTTGCCGGTGACCTTGCGGCTGATCGTCATGTTGCCGCGCTGCTTGTGCACGATGCCCGTCAGCGTGTGCTCTGCCACTTCGATCGCCAGGTAGTTCAGCGCCGAGTCGAGCATCGCCACGTCGACGAACTGGCCCTTGCCGGTGTGCGTGCGCTGGAACAGCGCGCTGGACACGGCCAGGGCGCTGGTCATGCCCGCCATGACGTCGCAGATGGCGAAACCGGCGCGCATCGGGCCGTCCTCTTCCTTGCCGGTCAGCTTCATGATGCCGGACATCGCCTGGATCTTGCCGTCGAAGCAGGCCTGCCTGGCCTCGGGGCCGGTGTGGCCGAAGCCGGAGACCGAGCAATAGATGAGGCGCGGGTTGATGGCCGACAGCGCCTCGTAGCCCAGGCCCATGGCCTCCATCACGCCGGGGCGGAAGTTCTCCCACACCACGTCGACCTGCGCGACCATCCGCTTGAGGGCCTCGATGGCTTCGGGCGAACGGAAGTTCACGGTGAGGCTGCGCTTGTTGGCGTTCACGGCCATGAAGTACGGGGCCATCTTCTCGACCTGGGACTTGGGGTCGATGATGGAGACGCGCGCGTCGTCGCCGTCGAAGGATTCGACCTTCACCACGTCGGCGCCCTGCAGGGCCAGCTGGTAGCAGCCGAACGGGCCGGCCAGGAAACGGGTGAAGTCCAGGATGCGGATGCCTTCGAAGGGTCGGGTCATGGCGTGGGTATGGATGGGGTGAGGCCGAGGTTGTTCCCAAATACGGAACACATATTCCGTATTTGCGAGACAGTATAGGAAGCCGCGCCGGCCGCCGTCAACCCGGGAAAGACCTTTGGCTGCCCTTCTCGACGCCGCGCCATTCGTGTTCTATTATGGAATTTCCGTTTTCATTTGTGGAACACACCATGACCCGCATCGCCGCCACCCTCGCCGCGTTCGCCTTCGCGGCGGTGTCCCACCAGGCGCTGGCCGCCTGGCCCGACAAGCCCATCAGGCTCGTCATCCCCTTCCCGCCCGGCGGTGGCACCGACGTGGTGGGCCGCCTGATCGGGCAGAAGATGTCCGAGGAACTGGGCGTGACTGTGGTCATCGACAACCGGCCCGGCGCGGACACGCAGATCGGCACCGCGCTGGTGGCGAAGGCCGCGCCCGACGGCTACACCATCGGCATGGTGACGCCCTCGCTGGCGATCAACAAGACGCTGTACGCCGCCACGGCGCAGTACGACCCGATCAAGGACTTTGCGCCGGTCAGCCTGGTCGCCGCCACCCCCTTCTACCTGGCCGTCGCCACGCAGGCGCCCTACAAGACCGCCTCCGATCTGGTCGACGCGTCCCGCAAGCCCGGCGCCAACTTCACCTACGGCACGGCCAGCAGCATCGGCTACCTCAGCGGCGAGCAGACGCGCGCCGCGCTGAAGCTCGACGCCCGCCACATCCCCTACAAGGGAAGCGCGGCCAGCGTGACGGCGGTGGCCGCCGGCGAGCTCACTTACACCATCGACACGATCCTGGCGATGCGGCCGCTGGTGGACGCCGGCAAGCTGCGCATCCTGGGCACCTCCGCGCCGCAGCGCGTGAACGCGTTCCCCGAGATCCCGGCGCTCGGCGAGACCTGGAAGGGCTTCAGCATCGTCAGCTGGTGGGGCATCGTCGCGCCCGCGGGCACGCCGGCCGCGGCGGTAAGCCGGATGGACAAGGCGCTGGCGAAGATCCTCACCACGGCGGAGATGCGCCAGAAGCTCGAGGCGCTGGGCGCGGTGGCGAACTACGCCGACTCGGAGAAGTTCTCCGCGGTGATCCGCCACGACCTGGACTCCTACGGCGACACCATCAAGTCGGTCGGGCTGGAGCCCGGCCACTGAGTGCTGCGGGGCCGGCGCTTGCGCTGGCGCGCCTCGGCCCCTAGAATCACAAATACAGAATACTTAATCCATATTTTGGAACACCATTCGATGTCCTCCCCGCAACTCCCGCTCCACGGCGTCACCGTCGTCGAGTTCTGCCAGGTGGCGGCCGGCCCCTTCTGCGGCATGCTGCTGGCCGACTTCGGCGCCGACGTGGTGAAGGTCGAACCGCTGGAGGGCGACAGCCTGCGCCAGTGGCCGCCGCTGTCGCAGGGCTACAGCGAGAACTTCGCCTCGCTCAACCGCGGCAAGCGCTCGGTCGCGCTCAACCTGAAGGACCCGGCGGACCTGGCGTTCGCCCGCTCGCTGGTGCTGCAGGCGGACGTGCTGGTGGAAAACAACCGGCCCGGCGTCATGGAGCGTCTCGGCCTGGGCTGGTCCTGGTTCCGCGAGCACCACCCGAAGCTCGTGTACTGCTCCATTTCGGCCTACGGCCAGAGCGGGCCGCGCAGCGGCGAGGGCGGCTTCGACGTCACCGTGCAGGCCGCCGCCGGCGTGATGAGCGTGACCGGCGAAGCGGACGGCGCGCCGGTCAAGTGCGGCGTGCCGGTGTCCGATTTCACCGCCGGCCTCTACGCCGCCTACTCGATCGCCGCCAAGCTGGCGCAGGTGCGCGCCGGCGGCCGCGGCGGCCAGGTGGACGTGCCGATGTTCTCCACCACGCTCGCCATCGCGGCGCTGCAGACGAGCGAATACTTCGGTACCGGCCACAACCCCCGCAAGCTCGGCTCCGCGCATCCGCGCAACGCGCCCTACGAGGCCTTCCGCGCCGCCGACGGGCACTTCGTCATCGCCGCGGGCAACAACAAGCTCTGGCTGTCGGTGTGCGAAGTGGTCGGCCTGCCCGAGCTCGCGCAGGACCAGCGCTTCCCGACGCCCAGCGCGCGGGCGCAGCACCAGGCCGAACTGAAGGCGATCCTCGAGCCGCGCTTCATGCAGCAGCCGGTGCAGCACTGGCTGGCGCGCTTCGCCGAGGCCGGCGTTCCGCACGCGCCCATCAACGGCTACGGCGAGGCGCTGCAGGACCCGCAGGCGCGCCACCTGGAGCTGGTGCAGCAGATCACCCTGCCGGGCGGCGTGACGACGCGCACGGTCGCCTGCCCCGTGCGGCTGGACGGCGCGCCCGTGCCCCTGCGCGACTCGCTGCCGGCACTGGGCGAACACACCGAGGCGCTGCGCAACAAGATGATGGAAACGACATGACGCAGGGCGAAGGCATCGCGCGCATCCGTCTGGACCGGCCCGAGAAGGGCAACGCGCTCTCCACCCGGCTGGTCGCCGCGCTGGCGGCACACGTGGCGGACGCGGTGGCCGACCCGCGCGTGCACACCATCGTGTTCAGCGGCGAGGGTCGCCACTTTTGCACCGGCTTCGACCTGTCGGACCTCGAGACCGCCAGCGACGCCGACCTGCTGCAGCGCTTCGTCCAGATCGAACTGCTGCTCGACGCCGTCTGGCGCGCCCCCGTGCGCACCGTGGCGCTGGCGCAGGGCCGCACCTGGGGCGCGGGCGCGGACCTGTTCGCCGCTTGCGACGTGCGCCTCGCCGCGCCCGACGCCACCTTCCGTTTCCCGGGCGCGGGCTTCGGCCTTGTACTGGGCACGCGCCGGCTGGCCGTGCGCGTGGGCCGCGACGAAGCGCGCCGCCTCACCTGCGACGGCGGTTCGCTGGACCAGGCGCAGGCCCTGCGCACCGGGCTGGCGAGCGCCGGCGCGGAAGCCGGCGCCGACAGCCTCGCGCCCTGGCTCGCCGCGCCTGCGGTGGACCGCGCAACGGTCGCGGCCTTGCGCGCGGCGACGGCCGACGCCGGCTCGGACGCCGACCTCGCCGCGCTGGTACGCTCGGCGGCGCGCCCCGGCTTGAAAGAGCGCATCGTGGCCCACCGGGCCCGCACCCTGGCCGCCAAGGCAGCCTCATGAGGACGCAAGCAGTGAACGACCTCGCACCCCTGCGCGCATTCATCCGCGACATCGAGCGCATCGTCGCCAAGGGCGGCGAGAAGGTGCCCGAACAGGCGGCCGAGCGCATGCGCCAGCTCGTCGCCACCGACGGCTGGCTGCCCGACTCGATGGCCGAGCCGCACGAGAAGTTCTACCAGCAGCACCTGCTCTACGCCGATCCGCAGGACCGCTTTTCGCTGGTGAGCTTCGTCTGGGGCCCGGGGCAGAAGACTCCGATCCACGACCACACGGTCTGGGGTGTCATCGGCATGCTGCGCGGCGCCGAATTCGGCCAGCGCTACGAGCTGGGCGCCGGCGCGCCGCGCAAGCTGGGCACGGAAGGCCGCCTCGAACCCGGCCAGGTGGAGATCGTGTCGCCGACCCACGGCGACGTGCACCTGGTGCGCAATGCCTTCGACGACCGCGTCAGCATCAGCATCCACCTGTACGGCGGCAACATCGGCCGCACCAGCCGCCACGTCTTCGACGCCGAGACCGGCCAGTCCAAGGCCTTCGTCTCCGGCTATTCGCGCACCCTCGACCCTTTCGACCCGAAGAGACCATGAGCAACATCAACCCTGCCGCCGACGAGAAGCCCCTTGCCCAGTCCGAGCTGGATGCCCTGCTCGGATTCGCGTCCGACGAGGACAGCCCCGTGCCCTACATGAAGCGCACGCGCGACTGGTACCTCGCCCTGGGCTACAACAACCCCTACCGCTACGCCCACTACCTCGAGGTGCCGTTCACGCCGCTGAAGAAGCCGCTGTCGCAATCGACCGTGGCGCTGCTGACGACGGCGTCGCCCTACCAGCCGGACAAGGGCCCGCAAGGCCCCGGCGCGCCCTACAACGCCGCCGCCAAGTTCTACGTGCCCTACACCATGGACACGTCCAGGGACCACGACGTGCGCGTCTCGCACGTGGGCATCGACCGCAAGCACACCTCCATGGAGGACAGCAACAGCTGGTTCCCGCTACCGGCGCTGCGCCGCCTGGCGGCCGCCGGCCGCATCGGCAAGCTGGCCGCGCACGCCCACGGCGTGCCGACCAACCGCAGCCAGCGCCACACGCTGGAAATCGACATCTCGATGATCCTGGAGCGCTGCAAGGCCGATGGCGTCGACGTCGCCGTGCTCGTGCCGAACTGCCCGATCTGCCACCAGACCATGTGCCTGACGGCGCGCGCACTGGAGGCCGCCGGCATTCCCACGGTCATCATGGGCTGCGCCAAGGACATCGTGGAGCACGTGGGCGTGCCGCGCTTCCTGTTCTCCGATTTCCCCCTGGGCAATGCCGCCGGCAGGCCGAAGGACCCCGAGTCGCAGGCCGCCACGCTGGAGCTCGCCCTGCGCGTGCTGGAGACGGCGCCCGCGCCGCGCACGACGGTGCAGTCGCCACAGCGCTGGAGCGCCTCGGCGGCCTGGAAGCTGGACTTCTCCAACATCGAACGCGTGTCCCCCGAAGAAATCGCCCGGCTGCGGGCCGAGTCCGATGCGGCCAAGGCCACGGGCAAGGCGATCCGGGAGGCCAACGGCGTGCTCACGGGCGACTCGAAGGAAAAGCAGCCTGCCGCGGCCTGAGCCGCAGGGGCGGCCAGGGTGGTTGCTATCATCGTCCCGCCCCGCATGACGGAGGGGTGGGACGCGACATGAACAACACACTGGTCAAGGGACTCCAACTGCTCGAACACCTGGCGCGCAGCGACAGCGCGCTGGGCGTGACCGAGATCGCCACCCGGCTGGAGCTGGGCAAGAGCAACGTGCACCGGCTGTTGCAGGCGCTCGTGGAGCTCGGGTACGTGCAGAAGAACGAGGCGCGCGGCACCTACCAGGCGACGCTGAAGCTGTGGGAGCTGGGCACGGCGCTGGAAGCGCGGCTGACCATCAAGGGCGCGGCGCGCGAAGCGATGGAGCAGTTGCTGAAGGACACGCGCGAGACGGTGCACCTGTCCGTGCTCGATGGCGACGAGGTCGTCTACATCCACAAGCTGGACAGCCCCGAGCCCGTGCGCGCCTACTCGGAAATCGGCGGCCGCGCGCCCGCCTATTGCGTGGCCACCGGCAAGGCCATCCTGGCCTGGCAGGACGAGGGCTACCTGCAGGGGCTGTCGCGCCGCCTGACGCGCCACACCGAGAAGACCATCACCAAGCCGGCCGAATTCCTGCACGAACTCGAGCGCATCCGCACCACCGGCTATGCGGTGAACCGCGGCGAATGGCGCGAGACGGTGTGGGGCGTCGCCTCGCCCATCCTCAACACCGAGGGCAACGTGCTGGCCGCCATCGGCATCTCGGGCCCGTCGGCGCGCATCAAGCCGACGCTGATCAAGCGGCTCGCCGCCGACGTGATGGCGGCGGCCGACACCGTCTCGGGCAAGCTCGCGCGCGGCTAGGAACCTCCCTAGCGCTGCATCCCCCACTTGCGCACCGTCGCGTTTTCGACGGTGCGGAACACCAGGCTTTCGACCAGCAGGCCGATGATGATCACCGCCAGCAGGCCGGCGAACACGTTGGCGGTCTCCATCTGGTTGCGGTTCTCGAAGATGTACCAGCCCAGCCCGCCGCCGCCGCCATTGCTGCCGAACACCAGTTCGGCGGCGATCAGCGTGCGCCAGGCGAAGGCCCAGCCGATCTTCATGCCGGTGAGGATGGAGGGGAAGGCCGCCGGCACCAGGATCAGCACGATGAAGCGCACGCCGCGCAGCCCATAGTTCTGGCCGGCCATGCGCAGGGTATCGCTCACCGACAGGAAGCCCGAGTGCGTGTTCAGCGCCACTGGCCAGATCACCGAGTGCAGCAGCACGACCAGCGTGCTGGGCGTGCCGAGCCCGAACCACAGCAGCGCCAGCGGCAGCAGCGCGATGGCGGGCAGCGGGTTGAGCATCGCCGTGGCGGTGGACAGGAAGTCGGTGCCGATGCGCGTGGTGACAGCGAAGGTGGTCAGCAGCGCCGCCACGGCCAGGCCGATGCCGTAGCCCATGGCCAGCACGCCCAGCGAGTTGGCGATGCGCTGGGGCAGCTCGCCGCTGGCCATGCCGCGCCAGAAGGCGACGCAGGTGTCCGTGAAGGTGGGAAACAGCAGCGGGTTCTGCACCACCCGGCTGTAGCTTTCCCAGGCGATGGCCAGCACGGCCAGCACCACGAGGCGGCGCGCCAGCGCATTGCCCCAGAACTTCTCCCAGGGCGAGAGCTCGCGCTGGACTTCGCCCGCGGCGGCCGGCGGCGCCTCGGGCAGGACGTATTCGGGGCGGCGCGCGGCCGCCGGCTGGATGTCATGCATGGACCGGCTCCTGGGCCGCCTGGCCGGGGGCGAACAGCATCTCCTCGATGCGCGCCTGCAGCGCGCCGAACCCGGGGCTGCCCGGGCCTTCGGTGACCGAATCGAGTTCCGCGCGCACCCGCCCGGGGTGCGGCGACAGCACGAGGATGCGGGTGCCGACGATGATCGCCTCCTCGATGGAATGGGTGACGAACAGCGCCGTGAAGCGGGTGTCGTCCCACAGGCGCAGCAGCTCCCGCTGCATCTTGCGGCGGGTGAGCGCGTCCAGCGCGGCGTAGGGTTCGTCCATCAGCAGCATGGCCGGCTCCATCGCCATGGCGCGCGCGATCGCCACGCGCTGCTTCATGCCGCCCGAGAGCATGTGCGGATGCAGGTCGGCGAACTGGTCCAGCCCCACCTTGGCGATGTACTTCACGGCGCGGGCCGCCGCCTCGGCGCGGGCCACCCGGCGCGATGCCAGCAGCGGGAACATCACGTTCTGCCGCACCGTCTTCCAGGGCAGCAGCTGGTCGAATTCCTGGAACACCATCATGCGGTCGGGGCCGGCGCCGCGCACCTCGCGGCCGTCCAGCCGGATCTGGCCCTCCACGGGCGCCATGAAGCCGCCGACCGCCTTGAGCAGCGTCGACTTGCCGCAGCCCGAGGGGCCGAGCAGCACGAAGCGGTCGCCGCGGTGCACCTCGAAGCTCACGCGCTGCGTGGCCGTCACGAGGTGGCGGCCGGTGCGGTACTGCAGGGTGACGCCCTGCACCTGCAGGAGCGGCGTGGCGGCCGCGGGCAGATCGCGCTGCATGGCTTTCACTCCTTCACGTAGTCCTGCAGTTCGGGGAAGAACACGTCCTGCCAGCGCGCCGGCTTGGCCTGCAGCCGCTTGGTGGCGTACATGAAGTCCGAGATCTTGGTCAGGTTCAGCGGCTCCATCTTGAAGCTCACCACCTGCGGGTCCTTCAGCTGCCGCACGATCTCCTCGATGCTCTCCTTGTCGTTGCTGGTGCGCTTGTAGATCTCGGCGGCCTCGGCCGGCCTGGTGTTGATCAGCTCGATCGCGTCGTTGTAGGCCTGCACGAAGGCCTTGAAGGTCTTCGGGTTGGCGTCGTGGAACTTCACCGGCGCGAACACGATGGACGAGCCGTGCGGGCCGCCGAACACGTCGTAGCTGTCCAGGACCTTGTGCGCGCCGTTCTTCAGCTCCATCGCCTGGTAGGGCGGCGCGGAGAAGTGGCTCTTGACCTCGGTCTTGCCGGAGGAAAGCATCGCCACCGCGTCCGGGTGGCCCATGGCGACCGTGTTCGCATCAAGCCTTGCGTAGCTGTCCAGGCCGAAGTCCCTGGCCGCCTGCATCTGCAGGATCAGCGCCTGGGTCGACACCTTCACGGCCGGCAGGGCGATGCGGTCCTTGGGGCCGTAGTCCTTGATCGACTTGATGCGCGGGTCCACGGACATCAGCCAGACCGGCCCGATGCCCACCTGCGTGACGCCCTTGACGGCGCCATGCGTCTTGTCCCAGAGCACGCTGAAGTTGGCATA
The sequence above is a segment of the Ramlibacter agri genome. Coding sequences within it:
- a CDS encoding tripartite tricarboxylate transporter substrate binding protein, whose translation is MRPFHPGARVALAVSLAVASMATAAADKWPSHTIRLVVPYAAGGPSDAAGRFIADGLSRELGQSVVVDNKPGGGASIGAAAVAHAQPDGYTFLLGHRASVSFTPQVRKVDYDPRKDLTPVAAFSTNFTLLVARKDFPASNMAQLKALAAAKPDSVTCGTAGQGSGSHIACELLAEMLGTKLLIVHYKGSSEATTDILGGRVDMMFDPSSLQYVKAGKMRILGARGKGNGRFTAELPDVPSFAEQGYPDISDAVWVGLMAPGGTDPAIIKRVAAAMEKVANAPDTAAKLLPVSQYPAFVGTEELRKEIPADLDYYAKLIKKLNLRVD
- a CDS encoding molybdopterin-dependent oxidoreductase, yielding MTVYTATHWGIYEVEQGPSGPVLKGHAKDPDPSPIGLAMVDAVRARNRVMRPAVRRSWAEKGPCAAPEKRAAEAFVEVPWDEALDLAAAATKQLIAEHGNEAVFGGSYGWSSAGRFHHAQSQVHRYLNCLGGYVRHSESYSLGAAKVVMPHILGNMDNLFATHTSWNVLEQHCKLFVAFGGSPAKNGQVNPGLVGQHMVRIGLQKMQQAGTRFINISPENTNLETGGEVEWIPIRPNTDTAMLLAIAHTLYTEGLHDSGFLARYSVGFDQFLPYLLGTSDGVAKTAEWAERITGVPAQRTRLLARELAGTRSVVTMTWALQRAHHGEQPPWALITVAAMLGQIGLPGGGFGFGYGTANAVGNVSPRVSGPSFPQGRNPVDAFIPCARIADMLLHPGAPFRYNGRDLVYPDIQLVYWAGGNPFHHHQDLNRLLQAWRKPKAVIANEQFWTPAAKAADIVFPVNTTLEREDIGYSAHERYVVAMRKVMEPVGESRSDYDVYSALAARLGVEAAFTDGRTEAQWQREMYENFRAKYPRLEFPDYEGFLQAGMLDLFQGEPSHVMLAEFRADPAGCPLETKSGRIEIFCETIASFGYDDCPGHPTWMEPAEWLGSPKAERFPLHMVSDQPFTKLHSQLDHSAYSKANKIHGREPVLISREDAGARGIEEGDVVRVFNDRGSCLAGARVSHRIRAGVVKLSTGAWFDPSSWGADKTLEKHGNPNTLTLDIGASSLSQGCAAQTCLVQVEKYGGELPALTAHEPPQFARP
- a CDS encoding CaiB/BaiF CoA transferase family protein, translating into MTRPFEGIRILDFTRFLAGPFGCYQLALQGADVVKVESFDGDDARVSIIDPKSQVEKMAPYFMAVNANKRSLTVNFRSPEAIEALKRMVAQVDVVWENFRPGVMEAMGLGYEALSAINPRLIYCSVSGFGHTGPEARQACFDGKIQAMSGIMKLTGKEEDGPMRAGFAICDVMAGMTSALAVSSALFQRTHTGKGQFVDVAMLDSALNYLAIEVAEHTLTGIVHKQRGNMTISRKVTGNRFDTGDGAIVLAALTEKQFAGLLTTVGRADALKDPRFADWLTRAANEPALRAIIEGGLASAGAREWEDRLTKADVPCAAVIGIEEVIRHPQLESRDVLQKVDTHLGEKVLVGSGFRLAHGSPAIDRAPPRLGEHTADVLRDFGFSEGEIDKLQSHEAFGRGVETAAAH
- a CDS encoding Bug family tripartite tricarboxylate transporter substrate binding protein, with amino-acid sequence MTRIAATLAAFAFAAVSHQALAAWPDKPIRLVIPFPPGGGTDVVGRLIGQKMSEELGVTVVIDNRPGADTQIGTALVAKAAPDGYTIGMVTPSLAINKTLYAATAQYDPIKDFAPVSLVAATPFYLAVATQAPYKTASDLVDASRKPGANFTYGTASSIGYLSGEQTRAALKLDARHIPYKGSAASVTAVAAGELTYTIDTILAMRPLVDAGKLRILGTSAPQRVNAFPEIPALGETWKGFSIVSWWGIVAPAGTPAAAVSRMDKALAKILTTAEMRQKLEALGAVANYADSEKFSAVIRHDLDSYGDTIKSVGLEPGH
- a CDS encoding CaiB/BaiF CoA transferase family protein → MSSPQLPLHGVTVVEFCQVAAGPFCGMLLADFGADVVKVEPLEGDSLRQWPPLSQGYSENFASLNRGKRSVALNLKDPADLAFARSLVLQADVLVENNRPGVMERLGLGWSWFREHHPKLVYCSISAYGQSGPRSGEGGFDVTVQAAAGVMSVTGEADGAPVKCGVPVSDFTAGLYAAYSIAAKLAQVRAGGRGGQVDVPMFSTTLAIAALQTSEYFGTGHNPRKLGSAHPRNAPYEAFRAADGHFVIAAGNNKLWLSVCEVVGLPELAQDQRFPTPSARAQHQAELKAILEPRFMQQPVQHWLARFAEAGVPHAPINGYGEALQDPQARHLELVQQITLPGGVTTRTVACPVRLDGAPVPLRDSLPALGEHTEALRNKMMETT
- a CDS encoding enoyl-CoA hydratase/isomerase family protein, with amino-acid sequence MTQGEGIARIRLDRPEKGNALSTRLVAALAAHVADAVADPRVHTIVFSGEGRHFCTGFDLSDLETASDADLLQRFVQIELLLDAVWRAPVRTVALAQGRTWGAGADLFAACDVRLAAPDATFRFPGAGFGLVLGTRRLAVRVGRDEARRLTCDGGSLDQAQALRTGLASAGAEAGADSLAPWLAAPAVDRATVAALRAATADAGSDADLAALVRSAARPGLKERIVAHRARTLAAKAAS
- a CDS encoding cysteine dioxygenase; translated protein: MRTQAVNDLAPLRAFIRDIERIVAKGGEKVPEQAAERMRQLVATDGWLPDSMAEPHEKFYQQHLLYADPQDRFSLVSFVWGPGQKTPIHDHTVWGVIGMLRGAEFGQRYELGAGAPRKLGTEGRLEPGQVEIVSPTHGDVHLVRNAFDDRVSISIHLYGGNIGRTSRHVFDAETGQSKAFVSGYSRTLDPFDPKRP